A genomic stretch from Desulfolutivibrio sulfodismutans DSM 3696 includes:
- a CDS encoding Mor transcription activator family protein: MRENELHAKLAERLGEECAWTAVEVIIGEWGGCRLDIPTGVDSRRRRRDGEIRRMFAMGLAVPDLVQRYGLSARHVRRIVTDVN, from the coding sequence ATGCGCGAAAACGAATTGCATGCCAAGCTGGCGGAACGATTGGGGGAAGAATGCGCCTGGACCGCTGTGGAGGTGATTATCGGCGAGTGGGGCGGGTGCCGCCTGGACATTCCGACAGGGGTGGACTCACGGCGTAGACGGCGGGACGGGGAAATCCGCCGGATGTTCGCCATGGGGCTTGCCGTGCCGGACCTGGTGCAGCGCTACGGGCTGTCGGCGCGGCATGTGCGGCGGATCGTCACCGATGTGAACTGA
- a CDS encoding LexA family transcriptional regulator has translation MHNAPPASSNENATEGSLFIKALNVLVEINDVPQNALAEHAGVSQGYVSKILCGKQLPKEHLRERLAEYFNLSYREMLDMGRDPSPSDGSEAYSIPFPGSDPASRLDAVREDPSFTLGDVGGPPPRRNHALLASLLRDFKSREIQNRSYTEIPLREATGSMGGGSTETGTRAITYLSFRTEWIRAKGNPEYMSVIRAFGDSMSPTIPDGSVVLVDESRRQFVKNKVFYIRHNAQMYIKRLVGTPADIAIVSDQDGSSLPLQPGEDFEIIGRCIWTARDIE, from the coding sequence ATGCACAACGCCCCCCCCGCCTCCTCAAACGAGAACGCCACGGAAGGGTCGCTTTTCATCAAGGCCTTAAACGTCCTGGTGGAAATCAACGACGTGCCGCAAAACGCCCTGGCCGAACACGCCGGGGTCAGCCAGGGCTACGTCAGCAAGATCCTGTGCGGGAAGCAGCTCCCCAAGGAGCATCTGCGGGAACGATTGGCGGAATATTTCAACCTGTCCTACCGGGAAATGCTCGACATGGGCCGCGATCCCTCTCCGTCTGACGGGAGCGAGGCATATTCCATTCCTTTCCCCGGATCAGACCCTGCGTCGCGGCTCGATGCCGTACGCGAAGACCCCTCCTTCACCCTGGGCGACGTCGGCGGCCCTCCGCCCCGCCGCAACCATGCCCTGCTGGCCAGCCTCCTGCGCGACTTCAAAAGCCGGGAGATCCAAAACCGCTCCTATACCGAGATCCCCCTGCGCGAGGCCACGGGCTCCATGGGCGGCGGCTCCACCGAAACCGGAACCCGGGCCATCACCTACTTAAGCTTTCGCACGGAATGGATCCGCGCCAAGGGCAACCCGGAATACATGTCCGTCATCCGGGCCTTCGGGGACAGCATGTCCCCCACCATCCCCGACGGCAGCGTGGTGCTTGTGGACGAGAGCCGACGGCAGTTCGTCAAAAACAAGGTTTTCTACATCCGGCACAACGCGCAGATGTACATCAAACGCCTGGTGGGAACCCCCGCCGACATCGCCATCGTCTCCGACCAGGACGGCTCGAGCCTGCCGCTTCAGCCCGGCGAAGACTTCGAAATCATCGGCCGATGCATCTGGACGGCCAGGGATATCGAATAG
- a CDS encoding methyl-accepting chemotaxis protein — MKWNNIKVGTKITICVAFFICILAASSFISIRGIQDILGKGTDASSLHELSSRFLQREVDHLKWVQALSLFVHDPTSTALSAQTDPTQCAFGKWYYSEARTNIERRIPALAAPLREIEDPHSRLHATARRIADLRAAGDLAGAEAIFRSESLAQLEKVQALLTAMRQTVQGDVEGIEKGMAQEGARIESTVTVFGAVAVLVGVALAALITLSIVRPISAGVALARSVAAGNLNHPAPKPRGDEIGVFIASLTDIATALRGLTAEYDDMVRAIESGDLLRRGDPGRFQGSFAGLITGANTLADVFVAHIDNIPTPVLTMDREFAVRFMNRTGRALFPGRETHGQNAFDLLRPADCRTRDCAVATALREGRMAQAETEATPGERRMDIRYFATPIVSREGVVAGALEVIMDQTDIVAARRKMLDAATDADQVATGVADAARELSTRVEQAGRGSELQAVRLGETATAMEEMNATVLEVAKNASQAAESSDAARQKAKTGEDMVTHLVRGIDEVRAQSMDLLQNMNSLGEKAQGIGRIIGVINDIADQTNLLALNAAIEAARAGEAGRGFAVVADEVRKLAEKTMVATREVGEAIESVQAGARDNAARVDGTVRAVERVTELAGQSGQALREIVVLVDAASDQVRSIATASEEQSAASEEINRAVDEINRVSAETAQSMNDSVRTVMSLAEQSDILSELIQSLRGDGVTAQPS; from the coding sequence GTGAAATGGAACAATATCAAAGTCGGAACAAAAATTACGATATGTGTGGCCTTTTTCATCTGCATACTGGCTGCCTCGTCCTTTATCTCCATCCGGGGCATCCAGGACATCCTGGGCAAGGGGACGGACGCCAGTTCACTGCATGAATTGTCCAGCCGGTTCCTGCAACGCGAGGTGGACCATCTCAAATGGGTGCAAGCCCTCAGCCTGTTCGTGCATGATCCCACGTCCACGGCGCTTTCCGCCCAGACCGACCCCACCCAATGCGCCTTCGGAAAATGGTATTACAGCGAGGCCCGCACGAACATCGAACGCCGCATCCCCGCCCTGGCCGCCCCCCTGCGGGAGATCGAAGATCCCCATTCACGGCTGCACGCCACGGCCAGGCGCATCGCCGATCTGCGCGCCGCCGGGGATCTTGCCGGGGCCGAGGCCATCTTTCGCAGCGAGAGCCTGGCCCAGCTCGAAAAGGTGCAGGCCTTGCTGACGGCCATGCGCCAGACGGTGCAGGGCGACGTGGAAGGCATCGAAAAAGGCATGGCCCAGGAAGGAGCGCGCATCGAATCCACCGTGACGGTCTTCGGCGCGGTGGCCGTGCTCGTCGGCGTCGCCTTGGCCGCGCTCATCACCCTGTCCATCGTCCGCCCCATCTCCGCCGGGGTGGCCCTGGCCCGGTCCGTGGCCGCAGGCAACCTGAACCATCCCGCGCCCAAGCCCAGAGGCGACGAAATCGGGGTCTTCATCGCCAGCCTGACCGACATCGCCACGGCCCTCCGGGGCCTGACCGCCGAATACGACGACATGGTGCGGGCCATCGAGTCCGGCGATCTGCTGCGACGCGGCGACCCGGGACGCTTCCAGGGGAGTTTTGCGGGCCTCATCACCGGGGCCAACACCCTGGCCGACGTGTTCGTGGCCCACATCGACAACATCCCCACCCCGGTCTTGACCATGGATCGCGAGTTTGCCGTGCGGTTCATGAACCGCACCGGCCGCGCCCTGTTCCCCGGCCGGGAGACGCACGGTCAAAATGCCTTCGACCTCCTGCGTCCCGCTGACTGCCGCACCAGAGACTGCGCCGTGGCCACGGCCCTGCGCGAGGGCCGCATGGCCCAGGCCGAGACCGAGGCCACCCCCGGGGAACGGCGCATGGACATACGCTATTTCGCCACCCCCATCGTCAGCCGTGAGGGGGTCGTGGCCGGGGCTTTGGAAGTGATCATGGATCAGACCGACATTGTGGCCGCCCGGCGCAAGATGCTGGATGCCGCCACAGATGCCGACCAGGTGGCCACCGGGGTCGCGGACGCGGCCCGGGAATTGTCGACCCGGGTGGAGCAGGCCGGGCGGGGCTCCGAACTCCAGGCCGTGCGCCTGGGAGAGACGGCCACAGCCATGGAGGAGATGAACGCCACGGTGCTGGAAGTCGCCAAAAACGCCTCCCAGGCCGCCGAAAGTTCCGACGCGGCTAGGCAGAAGGCCAAGACCGGCGAAGACATGGTGACCCACCTGGTGCGCGGCATCGACGAGGTGCGCGCCCAGTCCATGGACCTGCTCCAGAACATGAACAGCCTGGGGGAGAAGGCCCAGGGCATCGGGCGCATCATCGGGGTCATAAACGACATCGCCGACCAGACCAACCTCCTGGCCCTGAACGCGGCCATTGAGGCCGCCCGGGCCGGAGAGGCCGGACGCGGATTCGCCGTGGTGGCCGATGAAGTCAGAAAATTGGCGGAGAAAACCATGGTAGCCACCCGCGAGGTGGGCGAGGCCATCGAAAGCGTCCAGGCCGGGGCCCGGGACAACGCGGCCCGGGTGGACGGGACGGTGCGCGCCGTGGAGCGGGTGACCGAATTGGCCGGACAATCGGGCCAGGCCTTGCGCGAGATCGTGGTTCTGGTGGACGCCGCCTCGGATCAGGTGCGCTCCATCGCCACCGCCTCCGAAGAGCAGTCCGCCGCCAGCGAGGAAATCAACCGGGCCGTGGACGAGATCAACCGGGTCTCGGCGGAGACGGCCCAGAGCATGAACGACTCGGTGCGCACGGTCATGTCCCTGGCCGAACAGTCGGACATCCTCTCGGAACTGATCCAATCCCTGCGTGGCGACGGAGTGACGGCGCAGCCGTCCTGA
- a CDS encoding SGNH/GDSL hydrolase family protein: MAHPPDAPKPKRRMATLRRLFFIGLYLLGLLVFLELAGRLTWLCLDKTWGLLVPQEISRFDDALGWSLTPGARAVSKSTGQPIEYAINTAGFRDRDFPREKPAGVFRILVVGDSHAFGFGVPLDKHFTKLLEGYFTGVEVMNLGVSGYGVDQELLFLRDTGFAYHPDLVVAYVPHYADSRHVRDKVWGMGKPRFLLENGALVLTNSPVANNSLLYRLLIDADRFASSWSKAYLLLRDAVIHFSVQKDQVKAETLPDDLARSVGNGAATTAATADKPAGETAPVAPDAAAAEAEALLAEVNRMGETIVFAMNDESEAHGAKFALVTRIGVLAVAAYNRGIPALYLFDPLQNPRLILAGDPTRHPNEPASGIIAWEIARFLMANGLVPAPHIPQHGIPK, from the coding sequence TTGGCTCACCCGCCCGACGCCCCCAAGCCCAAACGCCGCATGGCCACGCTGAGGCGCCTTTTTTTTATCGGGCTTTACCTTCTTGGGCTCCTGGTCTTCCTCGAACTCGCAGGGCGGCTGACCTGGCTTTGCCTGGACAAGACCTGGGGACTTCTGGTGCCGCAGGAGATCTCGCGCTTCGACGACGCCCTCGGCTGGTCGCTTACGCCGGGAGCCCGGGCCGTATCCAAAAGCACCGGCCAGCCCATCGAATACGCCATCAATACCGCAGGATTCCGGGACCGTGACTTCCCTCGGGAAAAACCTGCGGGCGTCTTTCGCATCCTGGTCGTGGGCGACTCCCACGCCTTCGGTTTCGGCGTGCCCCTGGACAAGCACTTCACCAAGCTCCTTGAGGGCTATTTCACGGGCGTCGAGGTCATGAACCTGGGGGTCAGCGGCTACGGCGTGGATCAGGAACTGCTTTTTCTGCGCGACACGGGCTTTGCCTACCATCCGGATCTGGTGGTGGCCTACGTGCCCCACTACGCCGACTCCCGGCACGTCCGGGACAAGGTCTGGGGCATGGGCAAACCCCGTTTCCTGCTGGAAAACGGCGCGCTGGTCCTGACCAACAGCCCCGTGGCCAACAATTCCCTCCTCTACCGTCTGCTCATTGACGCCGACCGCTTCGCATCCTCCTGGAGCAAGGCCTATCTGCTGCTCCGCGACGCCGTGATCCACTTTTCCGTACAAAAGGACCAGGTCAAGGCCGAAACCCTGCCCGATGACCTGGCCCGCTCCGTGGGCAACGGCGCCGCAACCACGGCCGCCACTGCCGATAAACCCGCCGGGGAAACCGCTCCAGTCGCTCCGGACGCGGCTGCAGCCGAGGCCGAGGCCCTTCTGGCCGAGGTCAACCGCATGGGCGAGACCATCGTCTTCGCCATGAACGACGAATCAGAAGCCCATGGCGCGAAATTCGCCCTGGTGACGCGCATTGGCGTATTGGCCGTGGCCGCCTACAACCGGGGGATTCCCGCCCTGTACCTCTTCGATCCCCTGCAAAATCCCCGGCTGATCCTGGCCGGAGATCCCACCCGGCACCCCAACGAACCGGCCAGCGGCATCATCGCCTGGGAGATCGCCCGTTTCCTCATGGCCAACGGCTTGGTGCCCGCGCCCCACATTCCGCAGCACGGCATCCCAAAATAG